One genomic region from Chloroflexota bacterium encodes:
- a CDS encoding prenyltransferase yields MRVPFLILAPACTVAGLGTAVWSRGAVNPWHAVLAFLGALCAHISVNAFNEYFDFKSGVDFRTVRTPFSGGSGTLQAHPELAPQALATAIVTAAIVGLIGIYFLSVWGWAIVPLGLLGLLVIVAYTPWFTYNPVLCLISPGLGFGTLIVMGTHFVLTGEYTWTAFVASLVPFFLVNNLLLLNQFPDVEADRSVGRRHYPILIGRRKSSIIYNAFNAAAYLSIIAGVVLGLLPAWALLGLLTVPLAVQAGRAAYRYADDLPKLGPALGQNVLINILTPVLLAIGLFIG; encoded by the coding sequence ATGCGTGTGCCATTCCTCATCCTTGCGCCAGCATGCACGGTCGCGGGCCTGGGCACCGCGGTCTGGTCCAGGGGCGCGGTGAATCCCTGGCACGCGGTGCTGGCATTCCTGGGCGCGCTCTGCGCCCACATCAGCGTCAACGCCTTCAACGAGTACTTTGATTTCAAGAGCGGCGTGGACTTCCGCACGGTGCGCACGCCCTTTAGCGGCGGGAGCGGCACCCTGCAGGCGCACCCCGAACTGGCGCCCCAGGCGCTGGCGACCGCCATCGTTACCGCGGCCATCGTCGGCCTCATCGGCATCTACTTCCTGTCCGTGTGGGGCTGGGCCATCGTGCCCCTGGGCCTGCTGGGGTTGCTGGTGATCGTCGCCTACACCCCGTGGTTCACCTACAATCCCGTGCTCTGCCTCATCTCGCCCGGCCTGGGATTTGGAACGCTCATCGTCATGGGGACGCATTTCGTCCTGACGGGCGAATACACGTGGACGGCATTTGTCGCCTCGCTGGTGCCGTTCTTCCTGGTCAACAACCTGCTGCTGCTCAATCAGTTCCCCGACGTGGAGGCCGACCGCAGTGTGGGCCGCCGCCACTATCCCATCCTCATCGGCAGGCGCAAGAGCAGCATCATCTACAACGCCTTCAACGCGGCGGCCTACCTGTCCATCATCGCGGGTGTCGTCCTGGGGCTGCTGCCCGCATGGGCGCTGCTGGGCCTGCTGACCGTGCCCCTGGCGGTGCAGGCGGGCCGCGCCGCGTACCGCTACGCCGACGACCTGCCGAAGTTGGGGCCGGCCTTGGGTCAGAATGTGCTCATCAATATCCTGACGCCCGTGCTGCTTGCCATCGGGCTTTTCATCGGCTAG
- a CDS encoding 5-carboxymethyl-2-hydroxymuconate Delta-isomerase, giving the protein MPHLRLEYTANITQKVDFQAMFADLQGALSRVGGIPMANFKSRAYRLDAYRIAEGREDQAFVHLDIRMFEGRPDELKQAMLAAVMDVLKSHYAATGAGPEIQFSVEIQDIRRAAYLKSP; this is encoded by the coding sequence ATGCCACATCTCCGACTTGAGTACACGGCGAACATCACGCAGAAGGTGGACTTCCAGGCCATGTTCGCGGATCTGCAAGGGGCGCTGTCCAGGGTAGGCGGCATTCCGATGGCCAACTTCAAGAGCCGCGCCTATCGCCTGGACGCCTACCGCATCGCCGAGGGCCGCGAAGACCAGGCGTTCGTCCACCTGGACATCCGCATGTTTGAGGGGCGGCCGGATGAACTGAAGCAGGCGATGCTCGCGGCGGTGATGGACGTGCTGAAGTCGCACTACGCGGCGACGGGCGCGGGCCCTGAAATCCAGTTCTCGGTGGAAATCCAGGACATTCGGCGGGCGGCATACCTGAAGTCGCCGTAG
- a CDS encoding class I SAM-dependent methyltransferase, translated as MTVGPQDRFDSVAPHYDRIFERLERRIMRPWRSRVWAEVAGCNVLEVGVGTGFNAPYYAPALRVTAVDVSMKMLLRTREKLAARGAHVPALAQMDVQHLAFADGAFDCAVATLVFCGVPDPIQGLRELARVVRPGGRIVLLEHMRATSQGIARAMDALNPLAWKIIGEDINRDTVANVRAAGLRVVKDESLWAWGIVRLIVAERP; from the coding sequence CCGCAAGACCGATTTGACAGCGTCGCGCCGCACTACGACAGGATCTTTGAGCGCTTGGAGCGCCGCATCATGCGCCCGTGGCGCAGCCGCGTTTGGGCGGAAGTCGCGGGCTGCAACGTGCTGGAGGTGGGCGTGGGCACGGGGTTTAACGCGCCTTACTACGCGCCGGCGCTCCGCGTTACGGCGGTGGACGTGAGCATGAAGATGCTCCTGCGCACGCGGGAGAAACTGGCGGCCCGCGGTGCGCACGTCCCCGCCCTGGCCCAGATGGACGTCCAGCACCTGGCCTTCGCCGACGGCGCGTTTGACTGCGCGGTGGCGACGCTGGTCTTCTGCGGCGTGCCCGATCCCATCCAGGGGCTGCGGGAGTTGGCGCGGGTCGTGCGGCCGGGCGGGCGCATCGTCCTGCTGGAGCACATGCGCGCCACGTCGCAGGGAATCGCCAGGGCCATGGACGCGCTGAACCCGCTGGCGTGGAAGATCATCGGCGAGGACATCAACCGCGATACGGTGGCCAACGTCCGGGCCGCGGGGCTGCGCGTGGTCAAGGATGAGAGCCTCTGGGCATGGGGCATCGTGCGGCTGATCGTGGCGGAAAGACCGTAA